The following nucleotide sequence is from Aptenodytes patagonicus chromosome 23, bAptPat1.pri.cur, whole genome shotgun sequence.
ATGGGCCAGGTACAGTTTGCAGCCTGGCTGGGCTGTACCCCCCAGCGCAAGCCCAGCCGCTGTAGGACTGTGTCATTGGAGCTTTGGATTTTCGTACCCTTCCTCCAGGGAGGGAGAGGTGCCTGCGGGGAGGTGGGAGTTTTCCAGAGAGTTAACCCTGCAGGCACACAGCGAGGTGTGCAAGGCGCAGCGCCCGGGCCAGGCAGGCGGCACGTGGAAGAGCTGAGACTGCTGGTGCTGCTCGCTGTCaccctgctgctcagagcagcagtagGCTGAGTGAGGTGGGGTCACTGGGGAGTGGGtaaggcagggcaggcaggcagcattAGCCCAGGAAAGAGGTAGTCTCCGTACGTGCGTAGGGGCGGTGTGCTGGCCGGACCTTGCTTGTGTGCAGATTTGGGATGCGCAGGAATTCGGCGGCCCGGGTTGAAGGGCAGCTGGGAGAGGCACAACTGAGGGCGGCTGTCAGAGCTCCCCTCACCCTCGTGTCTCCACGGTGGGTAAATTGATGGATGTGCCTATTAACTGTGCCCCAGTTGTGCCGCGTGGCGTTGCTGGATTACTAAGTCAGACAGCAGCCCGGTTACGGGTGTCGATCGCCCGGTGCGTACCCTGGGCTCCGCTGGAGCCTGCTGAGCCTTACCTGCCGTGCCCCAAGCAGCCGCCGTCCCCAGCTCTCTACAGAGCAGAGGTAGGGAAGTCGGCAGGGCGCAGCTCCCTGTAGCACAGCTGGAGCCCCCGCAGCGCGCACGGAGCACCCCTGAAATCTCGGTGCGTGAAGACTCAGGCAGCACTGGCCACTCTCCcgcccccagcactgccctgcctgcacctggcTCTGCGGCAGCTCCCGGGGACTGAGCTGCGGAAGCGCAGGCTGCCCTGGGCTCCCTCAGCACCCAAAGCAAACCTGCTGCCACAGCGGGACCGAGCCCCAGGCACACAGGAGCCCTTTCAACCCCCTGGACAGatgcacaggcagagcagagatgAGGGACCCTGTCCTGCccctccagcaggcagcagcacaaaAGCATCGAGTGCAAAGTTTGCATTTTGTTGTTCCTTTGTTTGTTTAACCGTacaaagagcaataaaaacaTCCTACACTCAGCAGAGTGTTTGGCAAAAGAAACCCATCAGAAGGCGCAAACCCAAAACTATAGTCACGACCGATAACAGCGCctcctgtgtgtatatatatatttgtagaGATTCTCTCTGTTGTGTACAGCTATGTACATCCAGATGCATTGGCAAGTTGCAATCCAAGGATAGTgcatgaaagaaatgaaaggcagaTGCAAGACTGGTCATGTGCAACAGTCAGAGGCCTTTGGCCGCAAAGTTGCCAGCTCAGTCCCGCGTGGAGCCGCTCACAGCCCAGCTTTGAGCAGCAGGCGGTCCCGGGGAACCAGCCTTGCGGCCGGCTCCCCACCGGCACTGTACGGGGAAATCCATCCAGCGTGGGCGTGGGGGTGCACGGGGGCAGgcagcctcagcccagccctccctgggcaggAAAGCCCGTGGGAGAGGGGGAAGCCACACAACGAGACACGGCGCATTCCTGCTGCAGACGGGAAGGGGAGCAGCGCAGAGCCCAGTGAGGTCGAGCGTGGTGAAGAGGGCACACGGAGCTGGGGCAGAAAGCGatgggggcagagcagggagcgCACggccatcccttcatcccccggGGCCTAACAGCATTGCTCATGGCGCTGCCGGGACGGCACCCATGCAGGGACGCGGCAGCGCTGGGCGGCAGGTGGTGTGGCAAAGgtctcccttctcccctggcagtgctgcttgtGGGTGATGGGGACCTCCATCACCAGGCCCTGGGCAGCATCCCCTGGGGCTCCGTGCACTGCCCCTCTCCTGTCCCATGTCCCGCCTGCCATGGGAGAAGAAAAGCCGGGGCACGGTGCAGCAGGGGACACTTCCCTGGGTCATTTTCCCTGTCCGACCTGCAAGAGGCCCCAGGGCAAGCTCCCTGCGTGctccagccagcacagctcaCCTGCCAAGTCTGGCGCAGGAGGCAAGGGGCTTGTCCGAGGCCAGGCAGCTAGCCCAAGGCAAGCAGGACCGACGGTTCCCAACCCTGGGGCTCACCGCATCCCCCTGCACCACAGCGGGGTGGGACCAGCCAGGATCACCGCTCGCTCACGCCTGCCTTCACCCCCCCTGAGCTGCCCAGGCCACTGCTAATACGAACTGCAGAGCACGCAGGGCAGCTCCTGGGGTGCGCTGAGGGAGCTGCCGCAAGCAGGGCAGACACTGGACCATGGATGGGGCTGAGGCAGGTGGCAGCTGGCACTGCGGGGCCCGTGGCTGGGCAGGCTGGCAGTGCATTGCCGTGGCAGTTACGGATTGTGcagtgctctgcagggaggctggaggaggcagaCTCAGCATCACAGGGTTGCTCGGGGGTGACAGAGCCGTCCTGCCTCTGGGCCCGCAGTTGTGCCCAGTCCTTCCCAGCAAGCACCCaaaacctcctcttcctcccagcagctcttTGTCCCTAGCAGCCGCACCCCGCCGCTCCCCACCACCTCGGTTTGGCACATCAGCAGAACATTTTCGATTGGAATTACACTCCCCAAGAAGGAAACGAGCATAAAAAAGTCAGCCCAGCGCCTTTGGCTGAGTCGCTCAGGCCCAAAAATAGCCCGAGAGGCAGAAGGGTACATCCGTTACACACCAGGAGCCATTAGCAGCTCCAAAAACCAGCAAAGCTCAGAGGCAGCATGTGGGCTAATGGTCATTAGCCGGCCATCGGCTTCTGAGCAGGCTGGGACAGTCCCCAAGGAGCACGAGCTTCTTGTCACAGCACCCTCAGCACTAGCACACAGGACTTGGAAGGAGGAGACGGGCAGCTATTGAGGATCCCTCGGGGACGGGTACGCCAGTGCCCATGCCCCGGGCACTGCAGGAGCGCCTTGGGGGTGAGACGTGGCCCTAAGGCCAGACGGCTGCTGGCTGCTGGCCCCTGCTCTCTTTTTCTAGTGGGACAGGGCACAGACATCTGGGCacggggctgcccggccccctTCTGCCCCTCCTGGCACCCCCTGCTCTGGCCCCTCCATGCATGGGGACCGCGCTCTTCCCCCCTCTCTCACGCCACCCCAACACCTCCCCACGGCCCCACGCAGTGCTCTGGTACTCAGAGCATGCCCAGCGGGAGCAGGGGACAAGCCAGTCCCAGCTCAGCCTCGGGGCAGCCTCAATGCGCTTCAGccaccctccccagccctgcctgctgcggcCAGGCTCCGGGGACCTTCTTCTCTCCGTGCCCTGCTCCAGGCCGGGTTGGGTATTTAGATGGAaggagggatgctctggggaGACAGAAATCCTTGCTCTGGGAAGCACATCAAGGGGGTCACGCTGTACAGGGGTGAAGagggaggggcaggcaggggggcgTTACTTGGTGCCCTCGTCCGGGTTGCCTTCGCCGtctgtcttcccttcctcctccgtcTTCTGGTCGTCCGTGTTcagcctctgctgctttttccgCCGCACACATTTCACCACCATCAGCACCAGGATCACCACGGCCAAGAAACCACCTACAGAGGCGCCCACGATGACAGCCACTGTTGAGTCGTGCTTCGGGGGCTCTGGAGAGACAGGGCACAGGCTCAGGGCACGCAGCCCCCACCTGGGGCAGCCAGGGGGAGCAACAGGGAACAGGCAGGGCTCGCTCCCACTGCCGGGGAGCAAACCCTGCACATGCAATGCAGGGTGAAGGCAGGGCATGGGGCAGAGCAGAGAGCcagccagcacccatgggtgcctgaCAGCAGAGGGGACCACTCTACCACTTACCTTTGGTAAGCACCTTCAGGCTGATGCTGGCGTGGCCCCGCTGCCGGTCTGGGGGGTTCAGTACATAGCAATTGTAGGTGCCCTCATCCTCCAGCTGCACATTTTTGAGGGTGAAGGACACGTCGTACTTGGTGGGGTTCCCGGTGAACTCCACCCGGTTCCCAAAGCGGTCCAGCTGCTTATTCATGATCTTCATCCGGAACTGCAGGAACTGTGCAGCCAGCGTGGGAGAGGAGGTGAGACAGTGTTTGGCACCCCGCGCGCTTGCCTTCCCCATCCAGGCATCCCCCTCCCCTGCAGGTACTGCCCCGGGTGCGTGCCTGCGCTGCACGCTGGCCCCCAAGCAGGGCAGTGCCCACTCAGCTCCACAAGCAGCACGGTCCCTGCTCAGCTCTGGCTGCCACAGTGGCCAGGGTCAGGGTCTCCTCACGGCGCCTCTCCCCACTCACGTTTGCCTGTCCTGCCACATCAGGGCAGCTGCCCTGACCGCTGGTTCTTTACACAGTCGGTTGCTAATTTTCCCTGTGGCGGAGGAGGGCCGGACAGCAGGAGCACACATAAGGAGAAGGCTCTGGACCCCAAGGAACGCACACGACTACTTCAAGCTGGTCCCAGGACCTCTCAGCagacccccagccccagcgagACTCACCAGTTCCTCAGAGCAGTTCCTGCACTCCTGGTACGTCCAGTTGAGGGAGAACTGTTTGTTCTCCACCTTGTAGCAGGAGTTGAAGGTGCAGGAGAGCTTCACGGAGGAGCCATTCAAGGCATTGATGGTGGCGGGAGCCATGACCTCCATGCCCAATCCTGTGGGCGCTGCCGCAAGCACAGAGAGCAAGAGCAGAGATGCAGATGAGTTAGAAAGGGGGTACAAGCAGCCATCCTGCTAGCTGAGCCagtctccccatcccaccccgcaCGCCACCTGGCTGCACAGAGCTCACCCTGGGGCCTGGGATTGCCTTTCAGGCACATCCACGCACAGACCACGCTGTGGCCAGCCAGGACCAGGGTTCCCCTGCGCAGCAGTGACAGGGGACAAGGGGGGagccaccccagccctggcaccaTTCCTTGGCCCTGCTCTGCAAGGGCTGATGACCCCTCTCTGCTGTGCCTGCCCTGATTGTGCCCGGTGCTAAATTCTGCTGACTCCAGACAAGCCCTGCTCCTTGCCACTTAAACAAGGCTTTCCTGCTGCAGAATCAATAACGCTATGCAAAGGGCTGAATGCAGCATCAGCATGCAGGGCTCAGCGCCACGTCCGCGGAGAAATTTATGGCTGCTCTCATCAGATTTCATTCCTGGCAGGAAGCACTACAGCGGTGAGGGCTGGGATCTGCCAGGGCCAGcccctgggggctgcagggggaatgCAGATGCTCCCCCCTCCCAGCGGTGTTCACGCAAGGATTCTCTAGCTGGGAATGACCGCGTCAAGATGTCAGTCACTCCTGGGGGGACAAGCCAGTCCCTACACCCTGGCCTTGCTGTAGCAGAGAAACAGGGGCATTACCCGGTGCAGCTCGCAGGGCAGGATGGCTCACCTGGGGCATGGGCAGGGATGAGGtgcctgtgctctgctccctcttccactcctttcctgCAGCTCCCCTAGTCTGCTGGCTGCCCCGGCAGCACTCGAAACCCAGCGCCTGCATCCAGCATGTTCCCCCCAGCCTGCAAAGGGGAGGGTGCGCACGCCGAGACAGGCTCCTGTGCAGCCAACTAACTGCAAACTCTAAGGCTAAGCCCCAAGAAGCAGAGTGACGGAGAGCCCTGGAAGGACTGCTGTGAGGGACGAGACTGTAACCTGGCAccccccagggcagggacagtGACACTGGCAGCAGGTGCTTTTCCAGTCGCCTCACCTCTCCCCTTTGGCTGCTGCTCTTTGCTCTCAAACCTTCTTCCTGAGGTGCTCCTGAGTCCAGCCCTGTGGCCAAGCTGGATACGTGTCAAGGCTGCTTCACTGGCTAATCCACTCCGTCTGCAAGCAGGGCAGGAAAGGGGCCAGGCTCTGCAGCCAGGGAAAAGAAGCTTTTCCAAGCTGCAGATATGGCTGTTTCGAGCCACAGGTCTTGCTGCGAGGTGTGAACCAGCAGCATCCTGAAgccagctctctggggacagagGGGTGCCCTCCAGGTATGGCCAAGTCCCTGGAGACGGCTCCCTGCTCGTGCTGGCAGCCAAGCAGCCGTGGTGAGCACCCTccatccagccccagcacaggGAGGGCTCCCCGCAGGGTgctgggaggcagggatggggagaacTGGCGCATGGAGATGAGTCGCAGCATCCAAGGAAGGAAGAAGTGTCCAGGCTCGAGCCGGTGTCCCAGCCCCATCGCAGCCCACCCCCTTAGATGCTTTCAAGAAAACCTtgtaggagagggagagaagagctgGGCGCCTGCCTG
It contains:
- the SCN2B gene encoding sodium channel regulatory subunit beta-2 isoform X2; the protein is MGAPTGLGMEVMAPATINALNGSSVKLSCTFNSCYKVENKQFSLNWTYQECRNCSEELFLQFRMKIMNKQLDRFGNRVEFTGNPTKYDVSFTLKNVQLEDEGTYNCYVLNPPDRQRGHASISLKVLTKEPPKHDSTVAVIVGASVGGFLAVVILVLMVVKCVRRKKQQRLNTDDQKTEEEGKTDGEGNPDEGTK
- the SCN2B gene encoding sodium channel regulatory subunit beta-2 isoform X1 → MSPEAWLLQPTLFLTGLSLLLSLAPTGLGMEVMAPATINALNGSSVKLSCTFNSCYKVENKQFSLNWTYQECRNCSEELFLQFRMKIMNKQLDRFGNRVEFTGNPTKYDVSFTLKNVQLEDEGTYNCYVLNPPDRQRGHASISLKVLTKEPPKHDSTVAVIVGASVGGFLAVVILVLMVVKCVRRKKQQRLNTDDQKTEEEGKTDGEGNPDEGTK